A window of Macadamia integrifolia cultivar HAES 741 unplaced genomic scaffold, SCU_Mint_v3 scaffold3380, whole genome shotgun sequence contains these coding sequences:
- the LOC122068091 gene encoding ABC transporter C family member 7-like, with translation MGQRQLVSLVRVLLKMNKIIVLDEATASVDSATDYIIQQTLRQHFSGSTVITIAHRLTSVLDVDKVLLLDDGLVLEYDSPTKLLDIKSSSFAKLVKEYIRRCDT, from the exons ATGGGTCAAAGGCAGCTAGTCAGTTTAGTGCGGGTATTACTCaagatgaataaaataatagTACTCGATGAAGCTACTGCATCAGTGGATAGTGCAACTGACTATATAATTCAACAAACACTTAGGCAACACTTCTCAGGGTCTACTGTCATCACAATTGCACATAGATTAACATCAGTTCTTGATGTCGATAAGGTCCTCCTCCTTGATGATG GTCTTGTACTGGAATATGATTCTCCAACCAAATTGTTAGATATCAAGTCCTCATCATTTGCAAAGCTTGTTAAGGAATATATCCGAAGATGTGATACTTAA
- the LOC122068090 gene encoding ABC transporter C family member 3-like, with protein MDMLALITYAISLIFLISVLKGVLSPGVMGIAVTYGLSFSMHGLMWDLSVLESKIISVERILQYTCIPSEPPLLIEENRPGHEWPSQGKIDIIDLQVQYAPHLPFILRGITCTFSGGMNIGIVGRTGSGKSTLVHTLFRIFELTAGQIWIDGIDISKIGLHDLRSRLSIIAQDPIMFEGTLRTNLDPLGEYTDKQIWEALDKCQLGDDVRKKEGKLDSTGWFLLIYTLYFSALSYPYTSTILPNFLSYDVSDFYITI; from the exons ATGGATATGTTAGCATTAATCACATATgccatttctttgattttcttgatcTCAGTGCTAAAGGGAGTACTTAGTCCTG GTGTTATGGGTATAGCAGTCACATATGGGCTTAGTTTCAGTATGCATGGGCTAATGTGGGATCTTAGCGTTCTTGAAAGTAAAATCATATCTGTTGAGAGAATACTGCAGTATACTTGCATTCCTAGTGAACCCCCTTTGTTAATAGAAGAAAATAGGCCAGGTCATGAGTGGCCATCACAAGGGAAAATTGATATTATTGATCTACAG GTTCAGTACGCTCCACACCTTCCTTTTATCTTGCGAGGTATCACATGCACTTTTTCCGGAGGGATGAATATTGGCATAGTTGGGCGAACGGGGAGTGGTAAATCTACTCTTGTACATACTCTCTTCCGCATATTTGAACTTACTGCTGGGCAGATTTGGATAGATGGTATTGATATCTCCAAAATTGGACTTCATGACTTACGTTCAAGATTGAGCATCATCGCACAAGACCCCATAATGTTTGAGGGGACTCTAAGAACAAATCTTGACCCACTTGGAGAGTACACTGATAAGCAGATCTGGGAG GCTCTAGATAAATGCCAGCTTGGTGATGATGttagaaagaaggaagggaagcTTGATTCTACAGGTTGGTTTCTTCTCATATACACTTTGTACTTCTCAGCATTAAGTTATCCATACACGAGCACAATCCTTccaaatttcttatcatatgaTGTGTCTGACTTTTACATCACAATCTAA